Proteins from one Suncus etruscus isolate mSunEtr1 chromosome 3, mSunEtr1.pri.cur, whole genome shotgun sequence genomic window:
- the GOLT1A gene encoding vesicle transport protein GOT1A — MITITELQKIGVGTAGFGLFFILLGILLYFDSVLLAFGNLLFLAGLSLIIGLRKTCFFFFQWHKLKATSFFLGGVAMVLLRWPLLGMILEAYGFINLFKGFFPVAFGFLGNAFDIPYLSALFRRLQGGSSSMV, encoded by the exons ATGATCACCATCACAGAACTGCAGA AGATTGGTGTGGGCACCGCTGGCTTCGgcctcttcttcatcctcctgGGAATACTCCTATACTTTGACTCTGTGCTTCTTGCCTTCGGAAAC CTGTTGTTCCTGGCCGGCCTCTCCCTCATCATCGGCCTGAGGAAGActtgctttttcttcttccagtGGCACAAGCTCAAGGCCACCAGCTTCTTCCTGGGGGGTGTGGCCATGGTGCTTCTACGCTGGCCCCTCCTGGGCATGATCCTAGAAGCATATGGATTCATCAATCTCTTCAA GGGCTTTTTCCCTGTGGCCTTCGGCTTCCTGGGCAATGCCTTTGACATCCCCTACCTGAGTGCG CTGTTCCGGAGGCTCCAGGGCGGCAGCAGTTCCATGGTCTGA